The DNA sequence CACCCCACGCGCCGCTTCCGTTCCATGAAGCTCGTCGTCCCCGCGCCGCGCGTGCTGCGGCTGCGCGCCGGGGTGAAGCTGCCCGCCCGGCTGTTCGGGGCGGCGCCGCTCGGCGGCTCCAACCACAACCTCTTCGACCGCGACGGCCGCCGCTGCCTGTACTGCGGCCGGACCGAGGCGGAGGCACGGCGCACGGGCGTCCGGCTGACTCGTGACCACGTCGTGCCCCTCTCGCGGGGCGGCCGCGACGAGTGGCGCAACGTCGTCACCGCCTGCGAGCCATGCAACAACCTGAAGGCCGACCGCACTCCCGACGAGGCGCGGATGCCGCTGCTCGCCGAGCCGCGCACCCCCACGCTCTGGGAGCTGGTGCGGGCGCGCCACGGCGACCTGGCCGAGGTGCTGGCCTTCGGGGAGCAGGAGGCGGCCTGACGCGGGCCGCGCCGACGCCGGCGAACCGCCCGGGGAGGCTCCCTCCCCGGACGGAGCGTCCAACCACACGGTGACGGTAGCTCAGTCGGCAGAGCGCCGGAATGTGGCTCCGGAGGCCACGGGTTCGATCCCCGTCCGTCACCCCTGACTGCGAGGGAACAGGGTACAGGGAACAGGGGACAGCCAGCGAGCTGCGGTCGAAGTTGGCAGGCTGTTCCCTGTCCCCTATCCCCTGTCCCCTGGTTTTTCGCCCTGGTGGAGGAACGGCAGACTCGCCCGGCTCAGACCCGGGAGGCCGATCGGCGTTGGGGGTTCGAATCCCCCCCGGGGTACTGTTGGCCCGAGCGACAACTGGCAGGAACGGGCAGCGAACGCCTGCTCGATCAGGATCCACCCGTCACGGGCGGCACACTCCGCCCGAACCCCTCGACCACGTCACCCGAAGAAAGGAGGTACCAGGTGTCTTCACGAAGGCTGGCTACGCCGCACGGATCTTCCTGCGCGCCTCCGGGCGCGGCGGCGCGGGGGTCGTCCTCTCCCGCATGAGCGAGGCCGGGCCTGACTGCCCGATCGATCCCCGTCCGTCCGACATCGACGCCCCCGTCGAGGGGGCACCGAAAGGAATCGTATGGACACCGGGTTGCTGGAAAAGAAGTTCGCCCGGATGGGCGCACGCCTGCGGATCGGTGAGGCGGCCGACCGCTGGCGCGGCCCGCAGGGCATCGACGTCGGGACCGACCACCGGGGCGAGTTCTTCGAGATCAGGCTCGCGCCGGGTGAACCGGCCGAGTACGAGGTCGTGGACCTCCGCCCCGAGCTGCGCCACCTGCTCCTGCTGGCGCGCCGCGGCGGGGAGAAGGAGAAGTACCTGTGCGGGCACGACGAGCGCCACTGGTTCGTCTGCGCCGTGCCGGGTGCTTCCGTCTCGGGCGTGGAGTCCGCGATGGAGGCGCTGCAGCCGGACCTGGTGCGGGCGTCGGTGCGCGTGAACCTGCGGCGGCAGAAGAACCGCTTCCGCCGCCGCAACGAGGCGTTCGTCCGGCAGGGCGAATGGTTCTTCATCCCGGCCCCGGGCCTGTCCGTCCGCGGCCGGGACGTCCGGCGGAACGAGCCGCTCAGCCGCGGCGCCGGGAGCAAGCCGCACATGTGCCAGTACGCCTACCGCATCGGCGGGCGGGCGGTGATGGTCTGCCCGCGGCACCCGGGCGGCGTCGGCATCGCGGAGTACGGGAAGATCATCGCCGCGAACCCGAAGGCCGCGCGCTGGAGGTGGCAGGCGATGACACTCGATCCGCGGCTCTACGTCCGCGGCCGCATCTGGCACAGCGACCACAAGACCATCGTCCTCGACGGTTGGCACCGCGTGGTGATGAACACGGAGCGTGAAGCGCCGTTCGCACGCCGCGTCGCCTTCCTCGACTGACCCTGAAGGGTACAGGGTACAGGTTACAGGGAACAGCAAGCGAACACCGCGCGGTGTTGCCGGCTGTCCCCTGTTCCCTATCCCCTGCAGTTCGCCCCCGTAGCTCAGCGGACGAGAGCGCCGGATTACGGATCCGGAGGCCCCAGGTTCGAATCCTGGCGGGGGCATGGCACGACGCCAGCCGAGCAGCCTGCAGGCGCTGCAATTGTTCTCAGGCCAAGCGCGACTTGCACCCTCAACTCGGCGAATGGAGAAGGGCCCTCTCCTGCTTACGGTAGATCAGGTCCGGCGTCGGGCATGAGTGGGTTGGGGTGCTTCCACCATGGCTACCGGATGCAGCCGCACCCTCCCCATTGATTGCAGTAGGGGGTGGCGCCCTCACCGTAAACCTGCTGACACCACGCGAAACACGCTTTCAAATCGCAACTCCTGGAGGACGTCGGCGCCGACGGAGAGGCAGACGCCTGGACCGCGCCGAAGCCGAGCGCACCAACGATCATTGCAGCGACGATTGCGGAGATGAGCCTGCCGAGTGAGTGGTTCATGGTCATCATCCTTCTGCGGGTGTCCGGCTTTCGGAGAGAATCCTCCAGAACCGATACTAATCACGACTCATGAGGAGCGCAAGCATGCAGACGATCAGTTCGGAGCCGTTCCACCAGCCCGGGAATGGGCCCAGATGGTAGCCCAGACACCGGCACGTGGCATTCGGAATTAAAGCGCCGGATTACGGATCCGGAGGCCCCAGGTTCGAATCCTGGCGGGGGCATGCAGAAGGATCGAGACGTAGCTCAACTGGAAGAGCGCTCGCGTCGGGAGCGAGAGGTCCGCGGTTCGAATCCGCGCGTCTCGACTGGCAGGTGGGTGACGGAGGGTTGGCGGAGCGGCTGATCGCGCGCGGTTGCTAACCGCGAGGGTCCACGACCCGGGGGTCCTCCCTCACCCTCCTCTTCCGCGGGACGTGGCGCAGCCAGGCAGCGCGCTCGGCTGGGGGCCGAGAGGTCGCCGGTTCGAACCCGGCCGTCCCGACTTCACCCGGAGGGTTGGCGGAGTGGCCGATCGCACCCGTCTTGAAAACGGGAGCCCGCAAGGGCCGAGGGTTCGAATCCCTCACCCTCCTCTCCATTTCTCGCCACACGCGTGCCCGGGAGGTTGGCAGAGCGGCCGAATGCGCCCGTTTCGAAAACGGGAGCCCTTCGCGGGGCCGGGGGTTCGAATCCCTCACCGCCCTCTCACCACCATCGAACGCGCCCGTAGCTCAGCGGAACAGAGCGGGAACGACCTGATAGCGGTCCGTTTCCCCCTCCGGCGGGCTCGACGGGAAAGGCGAGCCGGAGCGCGGCTGCAAGGGTGGGACCGCTGGGGGAGGAGAAGTGCGAAAGTGCGGGAGTGCGGGGATAGCGGGGCCCGTGAGCAGCGAGGCTCCCGCGGCGGCGCCGCGGGAGCCCTGGTCGAGCGCCGGCGTGCGCGCGGCTACCGGATGCGCAGGACGCCCACGTACTTGCCCACGTATCCCATCGCGTACCCGAACGAGCTTTCCACGCCGTAGTAGTACTCGAGGCCGTTGTACGACGCGTACAGGTAGTAGTAGCCCGGAGTCAGGTCCCACGTGCTGACCGCCTCGGGCTCGTGGTGGACGACGCAGTTGTCGCGAGCGGGCTGGGTCAGGTGCGTCTTCACCCGCTGCCCCGCCGCGTTGTAGAACCCCCAGTTTATCCGCGTCCTGGGGACGACGACCCCGGTCACGTACAGGGTCGTGCCCCGGGTGATGTCCTCGCTCCAGGTGGAGCCGAGGCTCCAGAACACGTGGGTGACCTGGCCGCACTCGTACCACGTGCCCCCCATCACGCCCTCCATGTACAGCGGCAGGTCGGAGGCGTAGATGTACGGCCGCGGCGGCGGGGCGAAGGGAGTCGCCGTCGTTTCCTCCCCGCCACCGCCTCCGCCGCCACCCCCTCCGTCCCATCCACCATCGTCGGGCGGGGGCAGGTTGCGCGCGGGTGCGTCGGCGGGCTCGCTCGGCGATACGATCGCGCGGTCGCACGCGCCCAGCAGCGCCGCGGCCGAGAGCACGACCATCGCCAGTTTGACCGGCTGTCCCATATGTCCTCCGTCGGGTGGGTGGGAGAGGGGGAACCGTCCGCGCCACGGCGAGACTCTCGTTTTGCGACGCTAAATGAATCATATACAAATGTTCCCCAAACGACAACGGGGGATTCCGGCGGCACCGAAGGCCGCAGGTTCGAGTCCTGCCGGGCGCATGTATCCCAGCGCGAACGTAGCTCGATCGGCAGAGCGCCGGCTTCCCAGACCGGAGGCAGCGGGTTCGACTCCCGCCGTTCGCTCTTCACGAGAACCCGGACTCGGTCCCTGATTCCCTCCCCACCCCTTCCTTCCTCCTTCCACGCACCCTGCCATGCAGCATCGAACGTAGTCGCGCGGTCCACGGCGCCCCTTGCGGGCACGTCGTGAACCGCGCGACAACCTCGTTTCTGGATCAGCACGCGGGAGGGCCGGCGCGGGTGCGTCTTCCGGTGCGGGGCTTCGTTTTGCCCATCCCGGGGGAGCGTCCGCGTGCAACCGTAGAGGCGCGCCCCTGTGGGATCATTCACCGCAGAGCCCGGTGCACTCCTAGCAGACCGGGGTGTCGCAGCCCGTCCCCGCCCCGCTGCACTGGTAGCAGACCGGGTATCCCGAGTCGCAGCTCGTACCGCCGCAGGTGACCGGGTACCCGCAGCTATCCTCGGGCTGGGTGCCGCAGGCCCGCGAGACGTCGTTACCGACGACCGTGCCCTTCGCCTCCCCCTCCGCGGGTTCCAGCTCGAAGGGCTCGACCATGAGGTCGTCGGTGTCCAGCCGGAGCTTCTTCATCGGTCCTCTCCGCGTTGGGGCCGAGTTGCGGATGCGAGGTATTCGCGCCCGGATCGATCAAGATGGCACAACCAGGCGAGGTCGGGAAGGAAGCCGCAGGGCCGCTGTGCGGAACGTGGCTTCCGGGGAGCGGGGCGAAGGGGGGCAGCGGCCGAAGGCCAGCCCGGTGACTGGGGCGAAGTCGTAACAACGCGCCGCGGACCGCGCGACGACCTCGCCCGTGATCAGCGCGCAGGAGGGCCGGCGGCGGGGGCATCGTCCACGCCCATCCGGCGCAGCAGGTCCGCGAAGCGCGGGTCGCCGCGGAAGGGATCCAGCCCCGGGTGCACGCGCACTCCGTTGGTGAGCACCGGGTCGCGCTCCTGGAAGGCGCGCTCCAGCCACTCCCACGCCCGCTCCACCTCTCCCACCCGGATCGCCCCGGAGGCCAGCACCGTCGGCGCGGCCTCCATCCGCTCCATCCTGCGCAGCCAGTCGCGCCGGTATTCCAGCTCGCTGGTCCGCAGCAGCGCGGCCAGCTCGTCCGCGTCGGCCGGCGTGATGAAGCCGCGCGCGACCCAGTGCGGCAGGCCGAGCTCGTGACGCCCCGCGTAGTTGTAGGCCTCGGCCAGGTAGTGGTGCGCGGCGTGGAAAGCGGGATCGACCTCCAGCACCTTGTGGAAGCGGGCCAGGGCCAGCTCGGTGCGGCCGGCCCTGAGGTCCACCACGCCGCGGTCGGTGGCGATCGCCAGCGAGAGCGGGTCGAGCTCCTGCGCGCGCTGGAGCTCCCGCGCCGCCTCCTCGAAGCGCCCGAGGAAGCACAGCGTGAGGCCGTAGCGGTGGTGCGGCGCGGCGGAGCCGGGGCCGAGGAGGAGGGCGCGCCGGAACGCCCGCTCGGCGCCCTCCCAGTCCCACTCGTACCAGCGGGCCACCGCCAGCGCCACGTACGCCTCTCCCAGCTCGTCGTTCAGCTCCAGCGCCCGCAGCGCGGCCGTCCTCGCCCGCGCCAGCGCCTCGGGGCGGGGGAGCAGCGGAGCGAAGACGAAGAGCGGGAGCTGCGCGTACGCGTCGGCGAGCCCCGCGTAGGCCAGGGCGTAGCGCGGGTCCTCCTCCAGGGCCAGGCGGAACGACTCCACCGCCCGGTGCCACCCCTCGCGCGAGCCCTGGCCCAGGAAGTAGCGCCCGCGCAGGTAGAGGTGGAACGCCCGCGGGCTCTCCGGGGGGCGCGCGCCGATCCGCTCGCGCGCGCCGGGCGTGAGCTCCACGCGCAGCGCCCGGGCGATCTGCTCGGCCACCTCCGCCTGGACCGCCAGGAAGTCGGTGAGCGCCCGGTCGTACGTCTCCGTCCACAGGTGCGCGTCGGTGGCGGCGTCGATGAGCTGGGCCACCACCCGCACCCGCCCGCCCCCGCGGCGCACGCTCCCCTCCAGCACGGCGGCCACGCCCAGCTCCTCGGCCACCCGGCCGACCGGGAGCGCGCGCCCCTTGAACGCGAACGACGAGGTGCGGGAAGTCACGCGCAGGCCCGGCACGGCGGCGAGCGTGGAGATCAGGTCCTCGGTGAGCCCGTCGGCGAAGTACTCCTCGGGCTCGGGGCTCAGGTCCAGGAACGGGAGCACGGCGAGGGAGCCGGGCGGGGCGGGGCCGGGCGCCGGACCGGTCCGCTGCGCGCGGATCCCGTCCGCCAGCGCGCGCGTCTCCCGCGACGGCTCCGCCTCCAGCTCGCCCCGCAGCCGGCGGGCGAACTCCTCGTACGCCTGCAGGGCGCCGGCGCGGTCGCCCGCCTGGTCCAGCAGCACCAGCAGCCGCCGCAGCCCGCGCTCGTCGAACGGGTCCAGCTCCAGGGCCGCGCGGGCCCAGCGCGCGGCGCCGGCCGGGTCGCCGCGGCCGGCGTGCTCGTCGGCCAGCCCCCGCGCCGCCTCGACGGCGCGGGCGCGCAGCCGGTCGCGCTCGCGCTCCAGCGCTCGAACTCGGGGACGCCGGAGAGGTGGAACCCCGCCAGCAGGTCGCCGCGGTAGAGCTCCAGCGCGGCCGTGCTCCGCCCGGCGTCCAGCTCCTCCTCGAAGGCAGCCGCGTCGCAGCGCAGCCCGCCGGGAGCCACCCCCAGTTCCGCCCGGCCGCGGCTCGCCACCACGCCCTCGCCGAGCTGCTGCCGGAGGAAGTGCACCGCCTGGCCCAGCGCGTTGCGCGCCGCGGCCGCGTCCAGCTCGGGCCAGAAGAGGGCCAGGAGGGAGTCGCGGCGGTGGAAGCCGCGCGGGTGCGCGGCGGCGAGCCAGACGAGCAGGGCGAGCCGCTTCGGCTGCTGCAGGACGGACCGCAGCTCCGTGCCGTCCGGACCGTGGAGGTCCACGCCGCCGAGCACGCGCAGGTCGACCATCGGGGCGGGTGGGAGTCGCGAAAAGGAGCGGGACCGATAAAGCCGGGGTAACCGGCGGATAACGGAGGCAAGCTACTCTTCCGCCCGGGAGCGCGACAGTCGCGCCCCGGCAGAAACCTTCATTGCAGCGGAAGGAGGAGGAGATGGCCCTTCATTCTCTCCAGGCGCGGGCGGCGGTGGCCGCCGCGCTCGGCGTGCTCGGCGCGATCGGCGTGCTCGCGTGCGACTCGGACCCCACCACCCCGGAGCCGGAGCGCACCCTGCGGGCGATCCGCGACGCCACCCGCGCCTACCAGTCGGTCGACGCCGCGGTCGCGGCCGGGTACGCCCCGGCGGGTCCGTGCGTGGCGCACCCCTCCATGGGCGCCATGGGCATCCACTACTCCAGGGCCACGCTGGCGGACGGCACGGTCGACCCCACGCAGCCCGAGGTGCTGCTCTACGCGCCGAGCCCCGGCGGAAGCCTGCAGCTCGTGGGCGTCGAGTTCCTCGTCCCCGCCGCCGCGTGGGACGCCTCCAACAGCGCCCCGCCCATGCTCAGCGGGCAGCCCTTCGACGACCACCGCGCGCCCGAGGCCCGGCACGGCCTGCCCTTCCCCCACTACGACCTGCACGCCTGGGTCTGGCGCGACAACCCGAACGGCGTCTTCGCCCCGTTCAACCCCGCCGTGAGCTGCTGACGCGGGATCGAACGTAGCTGCGCGATCCGCCGCGCGCCGGTGTATCCGGCGGCGCGGCGGATCGCGCGCCTGTCCTTTCGTCCTTGCTCGTGACCGAACGATCAGCACTGAAGCGGGTTGCACCGCGTCGGGTAGGTGCAGTCCGGATCCTGCGTGTTCGTGGTCGGGATCCTCTCCGGCGCGGGCTGAACGGAGCCGGTGGAGAACGACTCCACCCGGATCTGGTCGAGGTCCAGCATAAGCTTCGGCATGGGCGCGTCTCCTGCGGCTGAGGTTGGCAAGCACGGCTTTCCCCCACGTTCCCAAGATCGGCCGCCGCACCACCACGTCAAGCTTCCGTCCGCTAGCGGGCGATGCACGGACGAAAGACTCTGCCCGGGGCCCGCCGCACGCGCACGTTCGCCGTCTATCCGGCCTCAGCCGTGCGCGGCGGCGACGAAGCGCGCGAGCTTGTCTGCAGCCCTCTTCCTCTGGCACCTGCTTTGAATCATTCGGCTTTGCCCCAGTCCGGGCAAGCTATCATCCTCGATTGCCTGATTATATCCAGGTAGGAGGACTCTATGGCCAAGCCGAGCACCAAAGGCGGAAGCGGCGGCAGCACAAGTGGCGGGAGCGGTGGAGGCGGTAGCAGCGCGGGTGAGCAGAAAGGCGGGAAGCCAGTCCTCGAGAACGCGCCGAGCACGACCGGCAGAAAGTCGGGAGGTAAACGAGGCAACCTCCCGCAAAAGCCGAAGAAGAAGGATTAGCTCGGCAGATCGCTCACTACCCCGAATCACCAGATGCAGGCGGTTGGATCCTTGTCGTCTCCGCCGATCACCCGGGGATAAGCGTCGCCGCCGCGACGAAGCGCGCCAGCTTGTCCGCGTCCAGCCGGCCGTCGGTGCGCACACCCGAGCACACGTCCAGGCCGAAGGGACCCACGCGCCCGACGGCCTCGGCCACGTTCTCCGAGCGCAGGCCGCCGGCCAGGTACACGGGCACGTCCACCGCCTCGCGGATGCGGCGGCTCAGCTCCCAGTCGTGCACGCGCCCCGTGCCGCCCAGCTCCTTCACCGCCGCCGCCGGGTTGCCGGAGTCGAGCAGGATCGCGTGGACCAGCGGCGCCACCCGGCGCGCCTCGTCCACGGACTCGGGCCCGCGCACGTGGATCACCTGCACCAGCGCCACGCCCGGCAGCTCCGCGCGCAACTCGCGCAGCGCGTCCGGCTCCACCGCGTCCACCAGCTGGAGGGTGTTGACCTGCGCGCCGCGCTGCTGCGAGACGATGCGGGCGGGATCGGTGGACGAGGTGAGGAGGAAGGTGGCGACGCCGGGCGGCACTCGGGCCGCGATCTCCGCGATCAGCTCGTCGCCGATCACGCCCGGGCCGCTGGGCATCGCCGACACCAGCCCGAGCGCCGAGGCCCCGGCGCGGATGGCGATCCACGCTTCCTCCGCGCTGGAGATGCAGCAGACCTTGATGCGGGGACGGGCGGTGGGCTCCACGGAACGACAGGGACAGGTTACGGGAAACGATGGGATCGGCGCCGCCGCCCGGCCGGGAGGCTCAGGGCGTGGGCGGCGGCTCGAGCTCCCAGAAGACCAGGGCGGAGGAGATGTGCGTCGTCGCCTCCACCTTGCCGTCGCGGGACAGCTGGACGATTCCCGTCTGCGGGTCCAGCTCCACGTCCACGTTGTTCCACACGCTCGTCCGCTCGCCGGACCTGATCCGCACCGTCTTCGCCCGCCCGCTCGTCTGGATCGTCATCGCGGTCTGCGCCACCTGCTCTCCCTCCGTCGCGGCCGGGGCCGGCGCGGCTGCGGCCGGCCCGGCCGGTGCCGGCGCGGCCGGGGCTGGAGCGGCCGGAGCCGGCGCGGCGGCTTTCCCACCCTGTGGAGGATTGGCGTTCCCTGGCATCGTTCCCTCCCGCGGCCACCCGCTGAAAGGTTGATCCGAACCTCGAAGGAGAGGCGGCGACATCTCCCGGGGCTGCCGACGCCGACCGTCGCTCCGTACCTCGTACCTCGTGCCCCGTACCCTCACTCCCACTCGATCGTCGCCGGCGGCTTGCTCGACACGTCGTAGACCACCCGGTTGATCCCGTTCACCTCGTTGATGATCCGCGTCGAGATGCGCGCCAGCACGTCGTGGGGGAAGGGGTACCAGTCGGCCGTCATCCCGTCGCGGCTGGTGACGGCGCGCAGCGCGCAGACGTTCTCGTAGGTGCGCTCGTCGCCCATCACCCCGACCGACCGCACCGGCAGCAGCACGGCGAACGCCTGCCAGATGTCGTCGTACAGGCCGGCGGCGCGGATCTCCTCCAGGTAGATGGCGTCGGCCTGGCGCAGGATGGCCAGCTCGCGCTCGTCCACCTGGCCCAGGACGCGGATCGCCAGGCCGGGGCCGGGGAACGGGTGCCGCCCCACCATCTCCTCGGGGAGCCCCAACTCGCGCCCCACCTGCCGCACCTCGTCCTTGAACAGCTCGCGCAGCGGCTCCACCAGCTCGAAGCGCATCTCCGGCTTGAGCCCGCCCACGTTGTGGTGCGTCTTGATGGTGGCCGACGGCCCCTTCACCGAGAGCGACTCGATCACGTCGGGATAGAGCGTGCCCTGCACCAGGAAGCGCGCGTCGTGCCCGATCCGCTCCGCCGCCTCCTCGAAGACGTCGATGAAGGTGTGGCCGATGATGCGGCGCTTCTCCTCGGGCTCCTCCACCCCGCGCAGCCGGTCCAGGAAGAGGCGCGAGGCGTCGACCACCTCCAGCCGGATCCCCATGTGCTGCCGGAAGGTGCGCTCCACCCCCTCGCGCTCGCCCTGCCGGAGGAGCCCCGTGTCGACGAAGATGCAGGTGAGCCGCTCGCCGAGCGCGCGGTGCACCAGCGCCGCCGCCACCGACGAGTCCACCCCGCCCGACAGCCCGCAGACCGCCTGCGCGTCGCCGACCTGGCGGCGGATCTTCTCCAGCTCGTTCTCGATGAACGACCCCGCCGTCCACGTCGGCTCGCACCCGCAGACGCCGAAGAGGAAGTTCGACATGATCTCGGCGCCGCGGGTGGTGTGCGCCACCTCCAGGTGGAACTGCACCCCGTAGACGGGCCGGTCCTCGGCCGCGAACGCAGCCCACTGCTGCCCCTCGCTGCTGCTCGCCAGCAGCCGGTACCCCGGCGGGGGCTGCACCATGTGGTCGCCGTGGCTCATCCACACCTGCGTCCGCTCGCCCTCGTGGAAGCCGCCGAAGATCCCCGTGCCCTCGTGCACCTCCACCAGCGCCCGCCCGTACTCGCGCCGGCCGCGCTCCACCACCCCGCCTTCCAGGAAGGTGATGAGCTGCATCCCGTAGCAGACGCCCAGCACGGGCACGCCCATGCGCAGGAGCCCCGGGTCGGCGGTGGGGACGTCCTCGCCGTAGACGGAGGACGGGCCGCCGGAGAGGATCACCCCCTTCGGCCCCCAGTCGCGGATCCAGTCCAGCGGGCGCGTGGGCGGGTGGATCTCGCAGTAGACGCGCTCCTCGCGGATGCGCCGCGCGATGAGCTGCGTGAACTGCGAGCCGTAGTCGAGGATGAGGATGCGGTTCGGGTCCACTGTGCCGGGGCCGGTCGGGAGTGTCTGAAGGCGTGCGGCGGCAAGATACCGGGCGGGCCGGAGGGTGGAAAGGACCGGCGCCCCCCGCCCGCCATCCACCTTCCCCGTAACCAGGCGAAGTCGGCAGGTCCCCATAACTCTGTTCACTTCAACGACTTGCGCGCGTGCTGGCCCGGTGCTTGCCGGGCGCGGCGGGAGAGGCCGGTCCTGCAAGCTCTTCCGTCGCAAGGAGTTGCACCATGATCCGCTCCGCCCTTCGCCGGGTCGCGCTCCCGGCGCTCGCGCTGGCCGCCGCCTGCGGGGACGGCGAGGCCCCGACCGCACCCTCCGCGCTCGCCCCCGAGGTCCCCGCGCCGCGGCCGGACGTCCTTCCCGCGGTGGGGAAGTACGCCTACGCCTGCGGCACCAACCTGGCGCCCGACCAGGGCGCGGCGAACGAGGAGCTGCGGCGGAGCTACGCCGCGTGGAAGGCCGGGTACGTGACCGCGAGCGGGGCGGGCGGCTGGCTGCGCGTCACGCGCGGCGCCGAGGGGAACTACGACACCGTCTCGGAGGGGATCGGCTACGGGATGCTGCTGGCCGCCTACCTGGGCGACAAATACGCCTTCGACCAGCTGTGGGGCTACGCGCGCAGCCACTTCAACGCCCGCGGGCTGATGAAGTGGAAGATCAGCTCCGGCAACGTGGCCGAGTACGACGACGCGGCCACCGACGCCGACGAGGACATGGCGCTGGCGCTGGTGGCGGCCGACCGGAAGTGGGGCGGCTACGGGAGCGCCGCGCAGGCCCTGCTGGACAGCATCGCGAAGTACGAGGTGGAGAGCGGCACGTACGTGCTGAAGCCGGGCGACCAGCGCTACTGGGGCGGCTCCGAGATCACCAACCCGTCGTACTTCGCCCCCGCCTTCTACAAGGTGTTCCGCGCCTACAGCGGCGACGCGGTGTGGGACCCGGTGACCACGAAGGTCTACGAGATGGTCTCCAACCTGAACACCCGCAGCGGCGTCTCCACCGGCCTCCTCCCCGACTGGATGAAGGCCGACGGGACCGCGGCCGCCGACCCCACCAAGCGCTACCAGTACTTCTACGACGCCTCCCGCTCTCCCTGGCGCCTGGCCAAGGACGCGGCGTGGTACTGCGACACGCGCGCCCGCTCGCAGCTCGACCGGATGAACGCCTTCTTCGCGGGGCAGGGCGCCGCCGGCATCAAGGAGGGGTACGAGCTGAACGGCACGCCGCTGTACTTCGCCCACAAGGCCGTCTTCGTGGCCACCGCGGCGGCGGGCGCGCTGCACTCCGCCAGCGCCACCTACCGCGCCGACATGTGGACCGAGACGGTGAGCCGCGCCGACAGCAGCGGCTACTTCAACAACGTGCTGCGGCTGCTCTCGATCCTGTTCATGAGCGGGAACATGCCCAGCCCGCTGGACCTGGGCGCCGCGCGCCCGCTGGTGGACGACTTCGAGTCGGGGAGCGTGGCCCGCTGGTGGACGTTCAACGACCCGGGCACTTCCATCGCGCGCGGCGTGGTGTCGCCGGCCGCGTTCGGGTACGGGATGAAGGTGGACTACGCCATCGCCTCGTACGGCGGCGTGGGGACCGACTTCTCGCCGGCGCGCGACTGGAGCGGCCAGCGGGCGCTGGAGTTCTGGTTCAAAGGCACCGGGTCGGGGAACACCGTCCGCGTGGAGGTGCAGGACAACCGCGCCGCGGGGAGCACCACCGACACGGCCGAGCGCTGGGAGTACAGGCTCGCCGACACCTCCACGGGCTGGCGCTACGTCTCGATCCCCTGGAGCGCCTTCACCCGCCGCGCCGACTGGCAGCCGGCCGGCGCCCCGAACGACGGCTTCAACCGCACCCAGGTCTGGGGGCTCACGCTCGCCCCCCTGGCCGGCTCCGGCAGCTTCCAGGTGGACGGGGTGCAGACGGTGCGGTGACGCCGGGCGGCCAGGATCCATTCGAGAAGGCGCGCGGCGGGTGGATCTCGCGGTCGGACCAGGCCCGACGAAAGACTTCGGCTCACGCAGAGCCAGCAGAGTCAGCAGAGAAACCCTCTGTTGACTCTGCTGACTCTGCGTGAGCCCGATGTTTTCCGGATCGGTGCCGCGGAAGCCTGGTTCACCAGGACGTAATCGATTACCAATCAGGCATTTACGTGGATTTACGATGGCCCGTTTTATGCCTGCCGGAACATCTCGTCCCGGCGGACGGGCAGTGGGTTGAAAAGGAGTTGCACCATGCAGACGAAATCCCTCGCGCGCTCGGCCGTGGCGCTGCTGACGGCGGGAATCCTCCTCGCCGGGTGCGACGGCATCACCGAC is a window from the Longimicrobium sp. genome containing:
- a CDS encoding glycosyl hydrolase family 8 gives rise to the protein MIRSALRRVALPALALAAACGDGEAPTAPSALAPEVPAPRPDVLPAVGKYAYACGTNLAPDQGAANEELRRSYAAWKAGYVTASGAGGWLRVTRGAEGNYDTVSEGIGYGMLLAAYLGDKYAFDQLWGYARSHFNARGLMKWKISSGNVAEYDDAATDADEDMALALVAADRKWGGYGSAAQALLDSIAKYEVESGTYVLKPGDQRYWGGSEITNPSYFAPAFYKVFRAYSGDAVWDPVTTKVYEMVSNLNTRSGVSTGLLPDWMKADGTAAADPTKRYQYFYDASRSPWRLAKDAAWYCDTRARSQLDRMNAFFAGQGAAGIKEGYELNGTPLYFAHKAVFVATAAAGALHSASATYRADMWTETVSRADSSGYFNNVLRLLSILFMSGNMPSPLDLGAARPLVDDFESGSVARWWTFNDPGTSIARGVVSPAAFGYGMKVDYAIASYGGVGTDFSPARDWSGQRALEFWFKGTGSGNTVRVEVQDNRAAGSTTDTAERWEYRLADTSTGWRYVSIPWSAFTRRADWQPAGAPNDGFNRTQVWGLTLAPLAGSGSFQVDGVQTVR